One Erpetoichthys calabaricus chromosome 8, fErpCal1.3, whole genome shotgun sequence DNA segment encodes these proteins:
- the wdr81 gene encoding WD repeat-containing protein 81, giving the protein MEWLISAVERDLCIEKSQLVAGLRPQELVAFVPTKWLSMMRERRVVRCPRPEGLSEAEVQTFLQRSVHKLPQGWSRVCIQGLRKSRVRYSLILDSFCHDESISDDSCLLQMQRLAECNFRNLWHKAHQTYVRPYSGSAEQPQILAVDAVRRALQKLFRCPFLQTDHSSPSVSPAKEHEKERSSPVSLFSTLKIQDECCPNILPAEFLLESQDVLYIVQPYAQYSLRDIVTYSPAKLGNSHAKVLFILYQILQAMRALQSSGLSCGELSLEDVAVDEQLCSCLKVNLAHYEQLVFTGTEDHAEEIPDSQQVRERSGKDICQACSDHLSRLLTDWLHGRVTNFQYLMELNRLAGRREGDPNYHPVLPWVVDFTIPYGKFRDLRRSKFRLNKGDKQLDFTYEMTKQAFAAAATTTCSGGGIFASSVSNVSGSTGPSEHVHVPHHISDVLSDITYYVYKARRTPKSVLCCHVRSQWEPNEYPASMERMQSWTPDECIPEFYTDPTIFKSIHPDMPDLEVPSWCNSYEEFIEVHRRLLESREVSLQLHHWIDLTFGYKLSGKEAVKAKNVCLHLVDNHTHLTSYGVVQLFDQPHPQRLSANLYASAEPPHIGTAAFLTPARGVPILETPVSSQVPDIDAFVMETAGCEASSWTVVDKDEDLEQGMEALDSLSASSGSVAASATVGKLGGLEQTPGHLASGTPQPLSFPSESMPLLSSGGGSNRGTTSQRASSSIVRKLHTQGGEVSGGVGKVNNEDIKVSLPDGFNALQQLDELEKLSNFLVKGLQAHAQDGGQVRKDSEANFPSVSLLEMFHRDMQALGVLIAEIFFASKLRMLKPGVPLEDRFQTVQKLYFSNIRDVPLPLHNVLETLLQLHVARAGAFESKANMIHSQRLTLFEYEIINEGLPPPCPCQLLSPYSSSLSFPPYFPALHHFIFSYHRKMQEERGTDEGCQGRDIVFYLWCQLEGLLQDSITPEGLEILLPFVLTLMSNESTAVYASWYLFEPISRALGPRNAVKYLLKPLVGVYENPRHLHGRFYLYTDCFILQLIVRLGLQPFLSGLLAHVLQVMTGFGNCNTELVSGSEWEGRKGLNRQGNLEEEEEEDESGVEGLSSGAGGSKAVGSVGGSVVGVVGVERELLDYSSGISLNDQVFLAEGEDFQNGLYVNSSNGELQEKQQNQVPGRDDQESLSMGKLSDKSSASEVSLGDGDSAKDRASLKSADSSQDLKQASEGEDDVKDPGDLEETDGRGAAILVSEHEKPSFPESSTLTAGDTEEQDEVVVDHEEVMVGEVEPELSEDSEEKEHTILLDTVCKMVKWLSAKLGPTVTSRYVARNLLRLLTTCYMGPHMHQFLAILEEGNLGHTGNIYEKRAVVGDQTATPVLECLMYIAHLYGEPVLTYQYLPYISYLVSPPSSCRLNSRKEAGLIGAAVLTQKVIVYLSDTTLMDMLMKITQDILLPLLDLLTSPKMGFPGGVQTRTALCLKTISLIALICLRIGREMVQQHMSETLRRFFAVFSVLHNLQSQMEHASRHTCGEATLLDFCTPDGLDVTYELVVLEELLAVFNPEMAYTAYIPFCCLIGDATIRKVLPNHDLVWQLTTTYLECVSPDICDVPSSRKEPFSHGSESCPLPRPTSLQGDQLPESGTFGSVLVGNRIQVTQTPLVSLSSSYKGGGICADQWPSSSATNYATTTGNVSSSPWLANRAPEESALKQDLPRSGRALSGNWLAYWQYEIGLNQQDFYFHQIRLQNFFGHSGTAKCLAPLSGEDFFLSGSKDKTVRLWPLYNQGDGTVDIEPRFTYTEHKKSVFYVGQLASRQDIVSCDGTVHLWDQFTGKQIHAYEVFDSKNPITAMSTMPAPYSSIVFGSADSILRFIDPRKAGLQHEFRLAYNNINAGLIRHLTVNPSGRTIAVGFSSGFIVLLDTRTGLILRGWPAHEGDILQMKAAENNVLISSSSDHTLTVWKELEQKPLHHYKLLSDPIHAFDLYGSEIVAGNVANKIGIYSMMDVSCSPSSCTKLSSENFRGTLTSLAVLPTKRLLLLGSDNGAIRLLA; this is encoded by the exons ATGGAATGGTTAATATCGGCTGTGGAGAGGGACCTATGCATTGAAAAATCCCAGTTAGTAGCGGGTTTGCGACCACAAGAGCTGGTTGCATTTGTGCCCACAAAATGGCTGTCCATGATGAGGGAGAGAAGGGTTGTGCGTTGCCCAAGACCAGAGGGTCTAAGTGAAGCTGAGGTTCAGACCTTTCTTCAGCGCTCTGTGCACAAACTTCCACAGGGATGGAGCAGAGTTTGCATTCAAGGGCTCAGAAAAAGCAGAGTTCGATATTCTCTAATATTGGATTCTTTTTGCCATGATGAAAGTATCTCTGATGATTCCTGTTTATTGCAGATGCAACGACTGGCGGAGTGCAACTTCAG GAATCTATGGCACAAAGCTCACCAAACCTATGTTCGCCCTTACTCTGGTTCTGCTGAGCAGCCCCAAATCCTTGCTGTTGACGCTGTGCGCCGTGCTTTGCAAAAACTTTTCAGATGCCCATTTTTACAGACTGACCATAGTTCTCCATCAGTCTCTCCAGCCAAGGAACATGAAAAAGAAAGGTCAAGccctgtgtcattattttctacaCTGAAGATACAAGATGAGTGCTGCCCAAATATATTACCAGCAGAATTTTTGTTGGAGTCACAAGATGTACTCTACATTGTCCAACCTTATGCTCAGTATTCTCTGCGAGACATTGTTACTTACAGTCCAGCCAAGCTAGGCAACAGCCATGCCAAAGTGCTCTTCAtactataccaaattctgcaGGCAATGAGAGCCTTGCAAAGTAGTGGTCTATCTTGTGGAGAACTTTCCCTAGAAGATGTTGCTGTGGATGAGCAGCTTTGTAGTTGTCTAAAGGTTAACTTAGCACATTATGAGCAACTTGTCTTCACAGGAACTGAGGATCATGCTGAAGAGATACCTGATAGTCAACAGGTCAGAGAGAGATCAGGTAAAGATATTTGTCAGGCATGTAGTGATCACCTTAGTAGACTTTTAACAGATTGGTTACATGGGCGAGTAACCAATTTTCAGTATTTAATGGAGCTGAACCGATTAGCTGGTCGCAGAGAAGGAGATCCTAATTACCACCCTGTGTTACCATGGGTAGTGGACTTTACTATCCCATATGGTAAGTTCAGAGATCTTAGACGATCTAAATTCCGACTGAACAAAGGTGATAAACAGCTTGATTTTACATATGAGATGACCAAACAAGCCTTTGCAGCAGCTGCAACCACCACTTGCAGTGGAGGAGGCATTTTCGCTAGCAGTGTAAGTAATGTTTCTGGAAGTACAGGACCAAGTGAACATGTACACGTTCCCCATCATAtctcagatgttctatcagacatcACATACTATGTGTATAAGGCTAGGAGAACCCCAAAATCTGTTCTTTGCTGTCATGTTCGTTCACAGTGGGAACCTAATGAGTATCCTGCCAGCATGGAACGCATGCAGAGCTGGACTCCAGATGAGTGCATCCCAGAATTTTACAcagatcccacaatttttaaatCTATTCATCCAGACATGCCAGACTTAGAAGTTCCTTCTTGGTGTAACTCCTATGAAGAGTTTATCGAAGTTCATCGTCGATTGCTTGAAAGTCGCGAAGTTTCGTTGCAGCTTCACCACTGGATTGATCTCACATTTGGTTACAAGCTTTCTGGAAAGGAGGCTGTCAAAGCAAAAAATGTTTGCTTGCACTTGGTAGATAATCATACACATCTCACTAGCTATGGTGTAGTTCAGCTTTTTGACCAGCCTCATCCGCAGAGGTTATCTGCAAATCTGTATGCTTCAGCTGAACCACCACATATTGGCACAGCCGCTTTCCTTACACCAGCCAGGGGTGTCCCTATTTTGGAAACTCCGGTTTCATCTCAAGTGCCAGATATTGATGCATTTGTTATGGAAACTGCAGGTTGTGAAGCAAGTAGTTGGACTGTAGTGGATAAAGATGAGGACCTAGAGCAGGGAATGGAGGCTTTAGACTCCCTGTCAGCCTCCTCTGGTTCAGTTGCTGCTTCTGCTACTGTTGGAAAGTTAGGAGGGTTAGAACAGACACCAGGGCATCTGGCCTCTGGAACACCCCAACCATTGTCTTTTCCAAGTGAGTCCATGCCTCTGTTAAGTTCTGGAGGAGGCAGCAATCGAGGAACTACAAGTCAGAGAGCAAGCAGCAGTATTGTTAGAAAACTTCACACTCaaggtggtgaagtgtctggagGTGTAGGTAAAGTaaataatgaagatattaaagtctCACTTCCAGACGGCTTTAATGCCCTACAACAGCTAGATGAACTGGAAAAACTTAGTAACTTCTTAGTTAAAGGACTACAAGCGCATGCTCAGGATGGAGGACAAGTCAGAAAAGATTCAGAAGCAAATTTTCCATCAGTGTCTCTTTTGGAAATGTTTCACAGAGACATGCAAGCCCTTGGTGTCCTTATTGCAGAGATATTCTTTGCCTCCAAGTTGCGCATGTTAAAGCCAGGTGTCCCGCTAGAGGATCGCTTTCAGACTGTACAGAAACTCTATTTCTCCAACATTCGAGATGTTCCTTTACCCCTTCATAATGTATTGGAAACACTTTTGCAACTGCATGTTGCTCGTGCAGGGGCTTTTGAAAGCAAAGCTAACATGATACATAGTCAAAGGTTAACATTGTTTGAGTATGAAATCATTAATGAGGGCCTCCCTCCACCATGTCCCTGTCAGCTGCTGAGTCCTTATTCTTCATCTTTATCATTCCCACCATACTTTCCTGCACTTCatcatttcatattttcttatcaTCGCAAAATGCAGGAGGAAAGGGGAACAGATGAGGGCTGCCAAGGGCgggatattgtattttatttatggtgTCAACTAGAGGGGCTTTTACAGGACAGTATCACTCCAGAAGGTTTGGAAATCCTACTCCCATTTGTTTTGACCCTTATGTCCAATGAGTCTACAGCAGTGTATGCTTCCTGGTATCTTTTTGAGCCAATTAGTCGAGCTTTAGGACCAAGGAATGCTGTTAAATATCTCCTTAAACCCCTGGTTGGAGTATATGAAAATCCTCGGCACCTACATGGCCGCTTCTACCTTTACACAGATTGCTTCATTCTGCAGCTTATTGTTCGGCTTGGACTACAGCCTTTTCTTTCTGGCTTGCTTGCTCATGTTCTTCAGGTAATGACTGGTTTTGGTAACTGCAACACAGAATTAGTGTCTGGGTCTGAATGGGAAGGAAGAAAAGGCTTGAACAGACAAGGAaatctggaggaggaggaggaagaggatgaaagcGGTGTTGAAGGATTAAGTTCAGGAGCTGGTGGCAGTAAAGCTGTTGGCAGTGTTGGAGGATCAGTAGTTGGAGTTGTAGGAGTGGAACGAGAGTTGTTGGATTACTCTTCAGGAATTAGCCTCAATGATCAAGTCTTTCTTGCAGAAGGAGAGGATTTTCAGAATGGCCTATATGTAAACAGTAGCAATGGGGAGTTGCAGGAGAAACAACAGAACCAGGTCCCAGGTAGGGATGACCAGGAGTCTCTCAGCATGGGGAAACTGAGTGACAAAAGCAGTGCTAGTGAGGTCTCCCTGGGTGATGGGGATTCAGCCAAGGATAGAGCCAGCCTGAAATCTGCAGATAGCAGTCAAGATTTGAAACAGGCGAGTGAGGGTGAAGACGATGTGAAAGATCCTGGGGATTTGGAGGAAACAGATGGACGTGGTGCAGCTATTTTAGTCTCTGAACATGAGAAGCCTTCCTTCCCCGAGTCATCCACATTGACAGCAGGAGATACAGAAGAACAAGATGAGGTGGTAGTTGACCATGAAGAGGTTATGGTTGGAGAGGTAGAACCAGAGCTGTCTGAAGATTCAGAGGAGAAAGAACACACAATTCTTCTTG ATACAGTCTGCAAGATGGTGAAGTGGCTCTCTGCAAAATTAGGTCCCACAGTGACATCCCGCTATGTAGCAAGAAATCTTCTAAGGCTGCTGACTACCTGCTACATGG GGccccatatgcatcagtttctgGCTATATTGGAAGAGGGCAATCTGGGACATACTGGTAACATTTACGAGAAGCGAGCTGTTGTGGGGGACCAGACAGCTACACCTGTCCTAGAATGTTTGATGTACATCGCTCACCTTTATGGAGAACCAGTTCTTACTTACCAGTACCTGCCATACATCAGCTATTTA GTGTCACCCCCTTCCTCATGTCGCCTAAATAGTCGAAAAGAGGCTGGCCTTATAGGAGCTGCTGTTCTGACACAGAAGGTCATTGTCTACCTCTCTGACACCACTCTTATGGACATGCTTATGAAAATTACCCAAGACATACTCTTACCCTTGTTGGACCTCTTGACGTCTCCCAAAATGGG GTTTCCAGGGGGTGTACAAACACGCACTGCCTTGTGTCTGAAGACCATTAGCTTGATAGCTCTGATCTGTCTTCGAATTGGAAGAGAGATGGTCCAGCAGCACATGTCTGAAACTCTAAGGAGGTTCTTTGCAGTTTTCTCAGTACTTCACAACTTACAGAGTCAG ATGGAGCATGCATCTCGACACACATGTGGAGAAGCTACCCTTCTGGACTTTTGCACTCCAGATGGACTAGACGTCACTTATGAGCTTGTGGTGCTTGAGGAGCTGCTAGCAGTTTTTAATCCTGAAATGGCCTATACTGCATATATCCCTTTCTGCTGCTTGATAG GTGATGCTACTATACGCAAGGTGCTTCCAAACCATGACCTAGTGTGGCAGCTAACTACTACCTACCTTGAATGTGTCAGCCCAGATATCTGTGATGTACCGTCTTCCCGTAAAGAACCATTTTCCCATGGCAGTGAATCCTGTCCTCTTCCCCGTCCCACATCCCTGCAAGGGGACCAACTCCCTGAATCCGGCACTTTTGGCAGTGTGCTTGTAGGAAATCGAATCCAGGTTACTCAAACCCCTCTGGTTAGCCTTAGTAGCAGTTACAAGGGAGGTGGCATATGTGCGGATCAATGGCCTTCCTCCAGTGCCACTAATTATGCAACTACTACAGGAAATGTCTCCTCTTCTCCTTGGCTAGCAAACCGTGCCCCTGAAGAAAGTGCCCTTAAGCAAGACTTACCCCGAAGTGGGAGAGCACTTTCTGGAAACTGGCTGGCTTACTGGCAGTACGAAATTGGATTAAACCAACAGGATTTTTACTTTCATCAAATCCGATTACAGAATTTTTTCGGCCACAGTGGAACTGCAAAGTGTCTGGCTCCCCTCTCGGGTGAAGACTTTTTTCTTAGTGGCAGCAAAGACAAGACTGTCCGTCTTTGGCCCCTGTATAATCAGGGAGATGGTACAGTGGACATTGAGCCAAGATTCACATATACTGAGCATAAGAAGTCAGTGTTCTATGTTGGTCAGTTGGCATCTCGGCAAGACATTGTGAGTTGTGATGGCACAGTGCATCTCTGGGACCAGTTTACTG GTAAACAGATTCATGCTTATGAAGTGTTTGATAGCAAGAACCCAATTACGGCCATGTCCACTATGCCTGCCCCATACAGTAGCATTGTGTTTGGGAGCGCTGATTCCATCCTTCGCTTTATTGATCCTCGAAAGGCAGGGCTGCAG cATGAGTTCCGACTTGCCTATAACAACATCAATGCAGGACTTATCCGGCATTTAACTGTGAATCCAAGTGGCCGCACAATTGCTGTTGGGTTTTCTTCCGGATTCATTGTGCTCTTGGACACCAGAACAGGACTCATTCTGCGCGGCTGGCCAGCACATGAGGGTGACATTCTGCAAATGAAG